A segment of the Biomphalaria glabrata chromosome 18, xgBioGlab47.1, whole genome shotgun sequence genome:
TCTTAATTTCAATTGGCACgatatataagtaaaattaacaaCAACCCAAAAAATCACTAAGAATTGAACAATACCGTTGTTTATCGGCGAGATAATGcgcaagtgacaaatctcaattcatatcgccacatgtcgtgctttctgtgcagtaAGGGCATCACTAatatcatctagatcaatgccTGCTAGTATTTTTGACTCCACcgtgaatagcaagattacatggcagaggcgtaatactttatatttaattaaaaaaaaaaatagaacattcATTTCGGGGCCGGGGTGACATTCGAATTTGGACTCCAATGAGTACGGACGCAAGGGAAGAAACTCGTCTCGACATTTCCATCTACAAATAAGAAAGTCGACGTTACAGTATCTTCACAAGCAGAAATACACAGATGCCTGATTGCGTTTCATCAGACTGTAGCAGTTCCTACATATAAAAAAGACGACATTTATAAAGCAGTCTCCACTGGGATTCAAACTCAGGACCTCTTGGTTAAGAAGtcgaaataaaacaaagtataacatttttttttaataacaaacttATATGTCATTTCATCGCAGCCATATTTCTCAGTAATGCGAAGGAttacatgaaacaaaaataatcagTTACGACTAACTGAACTTCAACTTGATTTTAAttgatgtctttaaaaaaaaatgtattttaaaatgttattccTGATATGATGCAATACACTTGTTCACAAAAAAGGAGGAACTCACTCCTGTGAAGAGACGAGCTGGTTCAGTCATATTTTAAGACATGtctcactgtcaaaagtcatccatCAAGCTACATTAAAGGGAATCTAACAAAGGctcgtccaaaaaaaaaacccaaaaagAACTGGCTAGACAACGTGAAAAAATGGACGGAcgggtctctctctctcgatatTCTAAGGACAGAAGAATGTAGAGATTTGGTTACGCCAACCGGCACAGCACACTTATGACGTCAAGTGACAGACGAGATGGTAAGATGAGTACATTAGGCACgattttaataattacacaagACCAgccgtttatttttttttttctagctgtaGATTTCAAACAAATGTTCTCAGAACAGAAATGTAACATAATAGCAAATAACAATAGTTGAAAGGTTAAAGTTTATGTGTATAAGTCAGTGTAACAATTTAAAACACAACGGAGAGATAGTCTGGGCTGTGTCTTAATATAGCAGTCTGctatatatgtggacgggagcgTCCTCTCGGAAATATGGCTCCACgctcacatgaaaaagtgttttaaCGAGATGAATCGTAGTAGTCGTTACAACTGAAGTAGGCCAACACTGTAGCATTGGGTAAAGCACTAATTTTCAGATCCACTTTTTTCTCTGCCAGTTTCTTTGATGCGAATGAAACACACGGAAAACAAGGATGCCTGCAACAAATTTATCACTTTAGTTcctttaagtcattggttaatatgcatgactaaatgcatgacgcgtaggacgtaatcatcttcttttttgaagtaacgtctgtattatataagataagataagataatgagtTTGCATTACGAAATGCGCTTGGTCCAAACTCTCTTGTGgacctgtgggggggggggggggaggtggaatCTGGGagccgtgctgcctttaggcgctaaaccaaacaaaactttttagaGTCAGGTTTTGAGCTCAAAGTTCATGTTGCCAAGCGGTTTATGTCGATCGGCCACATATCTTATTTAAAACCTAAGAAATAGAACTTGATATTCTCTCGCCCCAAGCCAGATATCGACGCTATCTTTTAGTCAGTAAGATTGattacattgtttgtttttttccctatatagCAGAGGTGCCCCAAGGAAGGATCAACTCATGCACCATTTCGCCTTCATTGGGAGAGGAAATACATGGCAGCAAACTATCCCGATCATCTAAAGACACAAGTTTGAAACTCTAAGAAAAGGCATTGCGGAAGAGAGGCGCCAAGGACGAGTCAAGAATTCAAATAGATCCCGTGGacatggctttgtctgcatcattCGTTGCAGAGTATGCAGGTCACAACAGGGTCTTCTAATCACGTAAAATGATGCAGTCATCCTTTGGATTCTTTGGACTCTGAAAACTATTCCAACAATGCTCGCAGTTTCGGATTTTTTTAAGCCTAATTTCTTTCACCAAATCTTGGGAAGCAAATGTTGAATGCACACATTGGAACTCAACTATCTCCAGCTAGAAAACGAATTCGGAGAACAAATCTAGTTTTGGTCATAATCACCAGTCATGATGCGTGAACACGAAATCAGGATCGTCTAGTAAAAGCACGCCCACTTTTGGGGCGCACATCCCCGTGATGAAGACGTCGTCCAGCCACAGGGGTTTGAGTCTGAGTGCTGCCTGGTACAGGAGGGAGACGGTGCTGCTGGGGTAGCCCAGGAGGCCGCCTAGGGCGAACGGGGGCAAAGTGCTGGGGAGGTACTCCTGCTGGGAGACGAAGTACTTGCTGGTGTTGCTTCTGACCACCTCCCAGCTGACCTTCTTGTCGCCCAGGATGAAGTTCTCGTACTGCTCGCTCTTCCGCTTCAGGACCTTCAGCAGCTGCTGGACGTCCACCTTCACGTCATCGTCCGTGCGGATGACGTAGGTGGCCTTCGGGCAGTACGTGGCCGCCCACTTGAGCATGGACACGGCCTTGAGCAGGATGTTCCGGTACACGTCGACGAAGTCCATCTGGACTATGTCGCCGTAGACGTACGCCTCGTCGTTGACCTTACTCTGCAGCGTCCGGTTGTTGTTGGCCGGCTTGCCCACGAAAAAGAGCAGCCTGGCTCTGTTGTTGACGTTCATCGTGTACATCCCCCTTCCGCTTCTCCTGACCTTGACCCTGTTCTCGAAATTTTCCGGCGCCGACGGGACGACTAGGAGCACTTCCGGTACATCCGTTGAGCAGACGTTTTTAGGGTTGTTGACGTAGGTGAACGAGAAGTTATTAACGATAGGCTGAGACAAGAAATCGATTACGGAATTTTTCACCGCAATATCCGATTCCAGCTTTTTAGTCCACTTCTGCAAAGTGACTGTTTCTAGCTGGTCCAAAAGTGAAAAGTTCCCAGAAGTTTTTTTCGAGGAGTCAATTTGAAACTTATCAAAAACGCAAGTCATCAGAGAGTCAAAAACCAAGGCCTTAGCCGTTTCCCTGGACGAAAGGTCGTACTTGTCCACTAGCCTGAGCACCATCTGCTTGGCCTCCCAGCGGATCTTCTCTTCTTCGTCCCGGAAAGAGACCACCACAGTGCCATCTCCCTGGGTCCTGAACAGCAAGCACAGGTTGGCTATGATGGAGACCAGGAGTACAGTGAGGATGAAAAGTCGGATTTGAGAAGGTCCCATTCGCATAAGGAAGTCAAAGTCTGT
Coding sequences within it:
- the LOC106053291 gene encoding beta-1,3-galactosyltransferase 1-like, whose translation is MRMGPSQIRLFILTVLLVSIIANLCLLFRTQGDGTVVVSFRDEEEKIRWEAKQMVLRLVDKYDLSSRETAKALVFDSLMTCVFDKFQIDSSKKTSGNFSLLDQLETVTLQKWTKKLESDIAVKNSVIDFLSQPIVNNFSFTYVNNPKNVCSTDVPEVLLVVPSAPENFENRVKVRRSGRGMYTMNVNNRARLLFFVGKPANNNRTLQSKVNDEAYVYGDIVQMDFVDVYRNILLKAVSMLKWAATYCPKATYVIRTDDDVKVDVQQLLKVLKRKSEQYENFILGDKKVSWEVVRSNTSKYFVSQQEYLPSTLPPFALGGLLGYPSSTVSLLYQAALRLKPLWLDDVFITGMCAPKVGVLLLDDPDFVFTHHDW